In the Nothobranchius furzeri strain GRZ-AD chromosome 15, NfurGRZ-RIMD1, whole genome shotgun sequence genome, one interval contains:
- the tpk2 gene encoding thiamin pyrophosphokinase 2 isoform X2, with product MAATNGVWSEKILHLLRRMNNFYSTGSSRTRCLRFEIDGAQVGWVPPHVASLLRRHPQVFSPPQGGAVGLCPGLDSYESRSEAVDAVLRSLRQEDSITCLKGWRDEKYSVMPGCSDPPLMWMERAATSLFGVKRYGVHINGYTVGESGEVSMWLARRSRTKQTYPGLLDNVAAGGLAAGVGIRHTLIKECQEEACIPSAIAATARPVSTVSYTYEDEEGVFPESQFVFDLQLPADFRPRVGDGEVLEFHLLPIEKKRSIRSWCRGSTRPYEQQELHVMLLEEVDLETRETPGPELWLTR from the exons ATGGCTGCCACCAACGGTGTCTGGTCTGAGAAAATACTCCACCTTCTCCGCCGAATGAACAACTTTTACTCGACAG GTTCGAGTCGGACTCGCTGCTTGAGGTTTGAGATAGACGGAGCTCAGGTGGGTTGGGTTCCTCCTCATGTAGCCTCTCTGCTGAGGCGTCACCCGCAGGTGTTCAGCCCGCCGCAGGGGGGCGCTGTTGGACTCTGTCCCGGTCTGGACTCGTACGAGAGCAGGTCGGAAGCTGTGGACGCTGTCCTCCGGAGTCTGAGACAGGAGGACTCCATTACCTGCCTGAAAGGATGGAGGGACGAG AAGTACAGCGTGATGCCCGGATGTTCTGACCCACCGCTGATGTGGATGGAGAGAGCAGCCACTA GTCTGTTTGGAGTTAAAAGGTACGGAGTCCACATCAATGGATACACGGTCGGGGAGAGTGGGGAGGTTAGCATGTGGCTAGCACGGCGCTCCAGGACCAAGCAGACATACCCGGGTCTTCTGGACAACGTG GCGGCTGGCGGCCTGGCGGCTGGAGTCGGTATCAGACACACTCTGATCAAAGAGTGCCAGGAGGAGGCGTGCATCCCATCAGCCATCGCTGCAACAGCTCGTCCCGTTTCAACAGTCAG CTACACCTATGAAGACGAGGAGGGGGTGTTTCCAGAGAGCCAGTTTGTCTTTGATCTTCAACTTCCTGCGGACTTCAGACCCCGCGTCGGGGACGGAGAGGTGCTGGAGTTCCACCTGCTGCCCATAGAGAAG AAGCGTTCTATCAGGAGTTGGTGTCGGGGCTCCACCAGACCTTATGAACAGCAGGAGCTTCACGTGATGCTGCTGGAGGAGGTGGACCTGGAAACCCGGGAGACTCCAGGCCCGGAGTTGTGGCTCACACGGTGA
- the gmeb2 gene encoding glucocorticoid modulatory element-binding protein 2 → MASSDVGMQEMSEVVIVTIPEPVGDGLPCVVEEEKTVLVTAQLTPQAGEDVLTVTEVKTEPESSTAESLLKNEPVLVKLEEEVDADVCYPITCGDAKATLVWKKFVCPGINVKCVQFNDQLISPKEFVCLAGKSTLKDWKRAIRLNGTMLRKIMDSGPLDFYQHTKVCSNTCRSTKIDLVGTKVAIGSDPTTDLLSVSTSSADLNGASVPFPDVPEEPSEWVTAIGEDSVAFWRAVKEAGLLEEVVEDFQKELQEVLKGLQERVCDPPLQVKDAVLLNNVVQNFGMLDLVKKVLASHKSQMDRYREQYTRSLAALEQQCDEHRKRAKELKSKSQHLNNVLMTLTPVPSPPTPKRPRLTRAVSGPAAVSAAPAQITLPLNQLSGLPLGKVLTVAGGQAGANLGGYTLLTSPLSELATDGANVTVLSAAVGQEGAAGPGSFVKVVGPQFQLVTLPLATAQNSDVQQQVGTVAMVDATATVADDSQEGGQTDGDDEGQPGQAEEEEEQH, encoded by the exons ATGGCTTCGTCGGATGTCGGCATGCAGGAGATGAGTGAAGTCGTTATCGTCACCATCCCTGAACCCGTGGGCGACGGCCTCCCCTGTGTGGTGGAGGAGGAGAAAACCGTACTGGTGACTGCACAGCTAACGCCTCAGGCTGG AGAGGACGTCCTGACGGTGACGGAGGTGAAAACAGAACCGGAGTCCAGCACAGCTGAGTCTCTGCTGAAGAACGAGCCGGTTCTCG TGaaactggaggaggaggtggacgcCGACGTCTGCTACCCCATCACCTGTGGAGACGCCAAGGCCACGCTGGTGTGGAAAAAGTTCGTCTGTCCAGGGATCAATGTCAAATGTGTCCAG TTCAACGACCAGCTCATCAGCCCCAAAGAGTTTGTGTGTTTAGCAGGAAAATCCACCTTAAAAGACTGGAAGAGAGCCATCCGCCTTAACGGCACCATGCTCAG GAAGATCATGGACTCGGGCCCGCTGGACTTCTACCAGCACACCAAGGTCTGCTCCAACACCTGCCGCAGCACCAAGATCGACCTGGTCGGAACCAAAGTGGCCATCGGTTCTGATCCGACCACCGACCTGCTTTCTGTGTCCACCTCGTCGGCTGACT TGAACGGAGCATCGGTGCCGTTCCCCGATGTTCCGGAGGAACCTTCAGAGTGGGTCACGGCCATCGGAG AGGACTCGGTGGCGTTCTGGCGTGCGGTGAAGGAGGCGGGGCTTCtggaggaggtggtggaggacttcCAGAAGGAGCTGCAGGAGGTTCTGAAGGGGCTGCAGGAGAGAGTGTGTGACCCGCCGctgcaggtcaaag ACGCCGTGCTGCTGAACAACGTCGTCCAGAACTTTGGGATGTTGGACCTGGTGAAGAAGGTTCTGGCCAGTCACAAGAGCCAGATGGACCGGTACCGAGAGCAGTACACCCGCAGCCTCGCCG CTCTGGAGCAGCAGTGTGACGAGCACAGGAAGCGGGCCAAAGAGCTGAAGAGTAAGTCTCAGCACCTGAACAACGTCCTGATGACCCTGACCCCGGTGCCCTCCCCCCCGACTCCCAAACGACCGCGGCTGACCCGCGCCGTCTCCGGCCCGGCCGCCGTCAGCGCCGCCCCCGCCCAGATCACGCTTCCCCTCAACCAGCTGAGCGGTCTGCCGCTGGGAAAGGTTCTGACGGTGGCGGGGGGGCAGGCGGGGGCCAACCTGGGTGGCTACACCCTCCTGACCTCGCCGCTGTCCGAGCTGGCGACCGACGGCGCCAACGTGACGGTTCTGTCTGCGGCGGTGGGTCAGGAGGGCGCGGCCGGGCCCGGCAGCTTCGTTAAGGTGGTCGGACCGCAGTTCCAGCTGGTGACGCTGCCGCTGGCGACCGCTCAGAACTCGGACGTGCAGCAGCAGGTCGGGACCGTCGCCATGGTGGATGCCACGGCAACCGTCGCTGATGACTCTCAGGAGGGAGGGCAGACGGACGGAGATGATGAAGGTCAGCCAGggcaggcggaggaggaggaggagcagcactGA
- the pdyn gene encoding proenkephalin-B — protein sequence MEWYVLVLMLSLPPSIHTDCSSQCQKCAQLLRPDAAFSSLSCSAECEAELQNCGPVPRLADFTEDEAAEAEESQQADLVKRYGGFIKRIDKNKNKLFSSSYSSPWRENSVLKAAALPRKYEELLKRLEAREAQQDAPEDAEDRVLHSYVKRYGGFLRKFGPKSKRSSSAEQESQEPEELQKRYGGFMRRVRPKLNNLKWDKRYGGYLRRHFKISVRSAEEPFYSSDESSL from the exons ATGGAGTGGTATGTCCTGGTGCTGATGCTGAGCCTGCCGCCCTCCATCCACACAGATTGTTCTTCCCAGTGCCAGAAATGCGCGCAGCTGCTTCGCCCCGACGCCGCCTTCAGCAGCCTG tCCTGCAGCGCGGAGTGTGAAGCGGAGCTGCAGAACTGCGGTCCGGTTCCGCGCCTGGCGGACTTCACCGAGGACGAGGCTGCGGAGGCGGAGGAGAGCCAGCAGGCTGACCTGGTCAAGCGCTACGGCGGCTTCATCAAACGGATCGACAAGAACAAGAACAAactcttctcctcctcctactCCTCCCCGTGGCGCGAGAACTCGGTCCTGAAGGCCGCCGCGCTCCCCAGAAAGTACGAGGAGTTGTTGAAGCGGCTGGAGGCGAGAGAGGCGCAGCAGGACGCACCGGAGGACGCAGAGGACCGCGTCCTGCACTCTTACGTTAAACGGTACGGCGGCTTTTTACGCAAATTCGGCCCCAAGTCAAAGAGGAGTAGCTCCGCGGAGCAGGAGAGCCAGGAGCCCGAGGAGCTGCAGAAGCGCTACGGGGGCTTCATGCGGAGGGTCCGGCCCAAACTGAACAACCTGAAGTGGGACAAGCGGTACGGAGGCTACCTGCGCCGCCACTTCAAGATCTCCGTCCGCTCCGCGGAGGAGCCGTTTTACTCCTCCGATGAGTCGAGCTTATAA
- the rhoaa gene encoding rho-related GTP-binding protein RhoA-C isoform X1, whose amino-acid sequence MPGWWIWNTAQMAAIRKKLVIVGDGACGKTCLLILFSKDQFPEVYVPTVFENYVADIEVDGKQVELALWDTAGQEDYDRLRPLSYPDTDVILMCFSIDSPDSLENIPEKWTPEVKHFCPNVPIILVGNKKDLRNDEHTRRELAKMKQEPVKSEEARDMANRINAFGYLECSAKANDGVREVFEMATRAALQSKKRNKKPGCTLL is encoded by the exons ATGCCGGGGTGGTGGATCTGGAACACGGCACAG ATGGCTGCGATCAGGAAGAAACTGGTGATCGTCGGTGATGGAGCTTGTGGGAAGACGTGTCTCCTCATATTGTTCAGCAAAGACCAGTTCCCAGAGGTCTACGTTCCCACCGTCTTTGAGAACTATGTGGCGGATATTGAGGTGGATGGTAAACAG GTGGAGCTGGCTCTGTGGGACACTGCAGGTCAGGAGGACTACGACCGGCTGAGGCCCCTCTCCTATCCCGACACCGACGTCATCCTCATGTGTTTCTCTATCGACAGCCCTGACAGCTTAG AGAATATTCCAGAAAAATGGACTCCAGAAGTGAAGCACTTCTGTCCCAACGTGCCCATCATCCTTGTGGGGAACAAGAAGGATCTGCGGAACGACGAACACACTCGCAGGGAGTTAGCCAAGATGAAACAG GAACCGGTGAAGTCCGAGGAGGCCAGGGACATGGCTAACCGGATCAACGCCTTCGGATACCTGGAGTGCTCGGCCAAGGCAAACGACGGCGTGAGGGAGGTGTTCGAGATGGCCACCAGAGCGGCGCTGCAGTCCAAGAAACGAAACAAGAAGCCCGGCTGCACCCTCCTATAG
- the rhoaa gene encoding rho-related GTP-binding protein RhoA-C isoform X2 — translation MAAIRKKLVIVGDGACGKTCLLILFSKDQFPEVYVPTVFENYVADIEVDGKQVELALWDTAGQEDYDRLRPLSYPDTDVILMCFSIDSPDSLENIPEKWTPEVKHFCPNVPIILVGNKKDLRNDEHTRRELAKMKQEPVKSEEARDMANRINAFGYLECSAKANDGVREVFEMATRAALQSKKRNKKPGCTLL, via the exons ATGGCTGCGATCAGGAAGAAACTGGTGATCGTCGGTGATGGAGCTTGTGGGAAGACGTGTCTCCTCATATTGTTCAGCAAAGACCAGTTCCCAGAGGTCTACGTTCCCACCGTCTTTGAGAACTATGTGGCGGATATTGAGGTGGATGGTAAACAG GTGGAGCTGGCTCTGTGGGACACTGCAGGTCAGGAGGACTACGACCGGCTGAGGCCCCTCTCCTATCCCGACACCGACGTCATCCTCATGTGTTTCTCTATCGACAGCCCTGACAGCTTAG AGAATATTCCAGAAAAATGGACTCCAGAAGTGAAGCACTTCTGTCCCAACGTGCCCATCATCCTTGTGGGGAACAAGAAGGATCTGCGGAACGACGAACACACTCGCAGGGAGTTAGCCAAGATGAAACAG GAACCGGTGAAGTCCGAGGAGGCCAGGGACATGGCTAACCGGATCAACGCCTTCGGATACCTGGAGTGCTCGGCCAAGGCAAACGACGGCGTGAGGGAGGTGTTCGAGATGGCCACCAGAGCGGCGCTGCAGTCCAAGAAACGAAACAAGAAGCCCGGCTGCACCCTCCTATAG
- the tpk2 gene encoding thiamin pyrophosphokinase 2 isoform X1 produces MAATNGVWSEKILHLLRRMNNFYSTGSSRTRCLRFEIDGAQVGWVPPHVASLLRRHPQVFSPPQGGAVGLCPGLDSYESRSEAVDAVLRSLRQEDSITCLKGWRDEKYSVMPGCSDPPLMWMERAATSLFGVKRYGVHINGYTVGESGEVSMWLARRSRTKQTYPGLLDNVAAGGLAAGVGIRHTLIKECQEEACIPSAIAATARPVSTVSYTYEDEEGVFPESQFVFDLQLPADFRPRVGDGEVLEFHLLPIEKVKELLASDDFKPNSAMVVLDFLIRHAFIEPDSKAFYQELVSGLHQTL; encoded by the exons ATGGCTGCCACCAACGGTGTCTGGTCTGAGAAAATACTCCACCTTCTCCGCCGAATGAACAACTTTTACTCGACAG GTTCGAGTCGGACTCGCTGCTTGAGGTTTGAGATAGACGGAGCTCAGGTGGGTTGGGTTCCTCCTCATGTAGCCTCTCTGCTGAGGCGTCACCCGCAGGTGTTCAGCCCGCCGCAGGGGGGCGCTGTTGGACTCTGTCCCGGTCTGGACTCGTACGAGAGCAGGTCGGAAGCTGTGGACGCTGTCCTCCGGAGTCTGAGACAGGAGGACTCCATTACCTGCCTGAAAGGATGGAGGGACGAG AAGTACAGCGTGATGCCCGGATGTTCTGACCCACCGCTGATGTGGATGGAGAGAGCAGCCACTA GTCTGTTTGGAGTTAAAAGGTACGGAGTCCACATCAATGGATACACGGTCGGGGAGAGTGGGGAGGTTAGCATGTGGCTAGCACGGCGCTCCAGGACCAAGCAGACATACCCGGGTCTTCTGGACAACGTG GCGGCTGGCGGCCTGGCGGCTGGAGTCGGTATCAGACACACTCTGATCAAAGAGTGCCAGGAGGAGGCGTGCATCCCATCAGCCATCGCTGCAACAGCTCGTCCCGTTTCAACAGTCAG CTACACCTATGAAGACGAGGAGGGGGTGTTTCCAGAGAGCCAGTTTGTCTTTGATCTTCAACTTCCTGCGGACTTCAGACCCCGCGTCGGGGACGGAGAGGTGCTGGAGTTCCACCTGCTGCCCATAGAGAAG GTGAAGGAGCTGCTGGCCAGCGATGACTTCAAACCCAACTCTGCCATGGTGGTCCTAGACTTCCTCATCAGACACGCCTTCATCGAGCCAGACTCCA AAGCGTTCTATCAGGAGTTGGTGTCGGGGCTCCACCAGACCTTATGA